ATCCACGTGGCCCCTTCCTAGCCCTTGGGTCGGGATGAGTCAACGTGACCCGGGCTGCGCGACAAATTTGTGGGTAACGTGGTTCGGTGTTATGGCCGTCATTCCCGCGAAAGCGGGAATCCAGTTTGGCGTTTGGCGCTATGGACAAGCAGTTCTGCGTTTACAACCTGGCCAGCAAACGGAACGGCACGCTGTACATTGGGGTGACCTCACAGCTGGCAACGCGGGTGTGGCAGCATAAGAGCAAGGTAGTGGAGGGTTTTTCGGCCAAGTACGGCGTTGACAAGAGATGGTCTACTACGAAG
This genomic interval from Deltaproteobacteria bacterium contains the following:
- a CDS encoding GIY-YIG nuclease family protein, producing MDKQFCVYNLASKRNGTLYIGVTSQLATRVWQHKSKVVEGFSAKYGVDKRWSTTK